A genomic stretch from Primulina huaijiensis isolate GDHJ02 chromosome 14, ASM1229523v2, whole genome shotgun sequence includes:
- the LOC140957998 gene encoding uncharacterized protein, protein MNPLEFIGGPDPLVVLEWVKSLEAIFDYLKFTDRDKVSCDVFILVKAAHIWWEAAKVTVNIRELKWNKFKELFYAKYFLREVKAKKEGCVFVPFIAENDKDKGEHFLRGLKPEIRRDVHMSKVVTYQDIVERALLAEHDEQEIEKER, encoded by the exons ATGAATCCTCTTGAatttattggtggtcctgatcCACTAGTGGTTCTTGAGTGGGTCAAGTCATTGGAGGCTATCTTTGATTATTTAAAGTTCACTGATAGAGATAAAGTAAGTTGTGATGTGTTTATTTTGGTGAAAGCGGCTCATATTTGGTGGGAAGCTGCCAAGGTGACTGTTAATATTCGTGAACTAAAGTGGAACAAGTTTAAAGAGTTATTCTAtgccaaatattttttaagggAAGTCAAAGCCAAAAAG GAAGGATGTGTATTTGTTCCTtttattgctgaaaatgataaagataaaggaGAACACTTTCTTCGTGGTTTGAAGCCAGAGATTCGAAGAGATGTTCACATGTCGAAAGTGGTCACATATCAAGACATTGTTGAGAGAGCCTTGCTTGCCGAACATGATGAGCAGGAGATTGAGAAAGAGCGATAG